A stretch of the Staphylococcus sp. NRL 16/872 genome encodes the following:
- the pstA gene encoding phosphate ABC transporter permease PstA encodes MTATTNPKAKGLVDQNKVEKNISSRATKNKINKWLFFACIVIALLVLVALLIQTLVKGAGHLTPEFFTNFSSSTPSQAGIKGALAGTIWLMVSIIPISIILGVGTAIYLEEYAKDNFFTSFVKISISNLAGVPSIVFGLLGLTIFVRGGGIQALSLGNSVIAAALTMSLLILPIIIVSSQEAIRAVPNSVREASYGLGANKWQTIRRVVLPASLPGILTGFILSLSRALGETAPLILIGVPTILLATPTSIMSMFTALPTQIYTWAKMPQAEFQNVASAAIIVLLVILLLMNAIAIFLRNKFSRKY; translated from the coding sequence ATGACAGCAACTACAAACCCTAAAGCAAAAGGCTTAGTAGATCAAAATAAAGTTGAAAAAAACATTTCAAGTCGAGCAACTAAAAATAAAATTAATAAGTGGTTATTCTTTGCGTGTATCGTAATCGCCTTATTAGTACTTGTAGCATTACTTATACAAACGCTTGTTAAAGGCGCAGGCCACTTAACACCTGAATTTTTCACTAACTTCTCCTCTTCAACACCTTCACAAGCAGGAATTAAAGGGGCTTTAGCAGGAACAATTTGGTTAATGGTAAGTATTATTCCAATTTCAATTATTTTAGGTGTAGGAACGGCAATTTACTTAGAAGAATACGCTAAAGATAACTTTTTCACTAGTTTTGTTAAAATTAGTATTTCTAACTTAGCGGGTGTTCCTTCAATCGTATTCGGTTTATTAGGTTTAACAATATTCGTTCGTGGCGGTGGCATTCAAGCATTATCATTAGGAAACAGCGTTATCGCCGCAGCTTTAACAATGTCTTTACTTATTTTGCCGATTATTATTGTATCAAGTCAAGAAGCAATAAGAGCAGTGCCAAACTCAGTTCGTGAAGCATCATATGGGTTAGGTGCTAACAAATGGCAAACAATTAGACGAGTTGTATTACCAGCATCATTACCTGGTATCTTAACTGGTTTCATCTTATCTTTATCTCGTGCATTAGGTGAAACAGCACCATTGATTTTAATCGGTGTACCAACAATTTTACTAGCAACACCAACTAGTATTATGTCTATGTTTACTGCTTTACCGACTCAAATTTATACATGGGCTAAAATGCCACAAGCTGAATTCCAAAACGTTGCTTCAGCTGCAATTATCGTATTACTTGTTATCTTATTATTAATGAACGCTATCGCAATTTTCTTACGTAACAAATTCTCAAGAAAATATTAA
- the pstB gene encoding phosphate ABC transporter ATP-binding protein PstB codes for MANTNVDEKKQEVANHTDHSKTPVSTVVSSNEKQNDQSKISDSDKKVVYSTQNLDLWYGETHALQNINLDILENNVTAIIGPSGCGKSTYIKTLNRMVELVPSVKTAGKILYRDQNIFDENYSKEKLRTNVGMVFQQPNPFPKSIYDNITYGPKTHGIKDKKILDEIVEKSLRGAAIWDELKDRLHTNAYGLSGGQQQRVCIARCLAIEPDVILMDEPTSALDPISTLRVEELVQELKENYSIIMVTHNMQQAARVSDKTAFFLNGYVNEYDDTDKIFSNPSDKQTEDYISGRFG; via the coding sequence ATGGCAAATACAAATGTAGATGAAAAAAAACAAGAAGTAGCAAATCATACTGATCACTCAAAAACACCAGTATCTACTGTTGTGTCTTCAAATGAAAAACAAAATGACCAATCAAAAATTTCAGATAGTGATAAAAAAGTTGTATACTCTACTCAAAATTTAGATTTATGGTATGGAGAAACACACGCACTTCAAAATATTAACTTAGATATTTTAGAAAATAATGTAACAGCAATTATTGGACCATCAGGTTGTGGTAAATCAACTTATATTAAAACATTAAATCGTATGGTTGAATTAGTTCCTTCAGTAAAAACTGCAGGTAAAATTTTATACCGTGATCAAAATATCTTTGATGAAAATTATTCAAAAGAAAAATTAAGAACAAATGTAGGAATGGTATTCCAACAACCAAACCCATTCCCTAAATCTATTTATGACAATATTACTTATGGTCCTAAAACTCATGGTATTAAAGATAAAAAAATCCTTGATGAAATCGTAGAAAAATCATTACGTGGCGCTGCAATTTGGGATGAATTAAAAGATAGATTACATACAAATGCTTACGGTTTATCTGGTGGGCAACAACAACGTGTATGTATCGCTAGATGTCTAGCAATTGAGCCTGATGTTATTCTTATGGACGAACCAACATCAGCACTTGACCCAATCTCAACATTAAGAGTTGAAGAATTAGTTCAAGAATTAAAAGAAAATTACTCAATTATTATGGTTACACACAACATGCAACAAGCTGCGCGTGTATCTGACAAAACTGCATTTTTCCTTAATGGTTATGTAAATGAATATGACGACACTGATAAAATCTTCTCTAACCCTTCTGATAAACAAACAGAAGACTACATTTCAGGACGCTTCGGTTAA
- the phoU gene encoding phosphate signaling complex protein PhoU, translating into MTIIRQKYEGQLGDLIKDIRRLGLRVYFNIENALVSLSEDDKNFARQVIEKDKEINDFDCEINEKVIMLITKQQPIATDLRMMMSALKISTDFERMGDNAANIAHIRLRVKITDHYVLTRLKTMGKLAMLMLQDLNTAAKHEDITLIKEVIERDRDIDDLYINIVNTTYLIDNDPFVAGQAQLAARNLERVGDHVSNIAESAYYYFTGEHYEKSSRQ; encoded by the coding sequence ATGACGATTATTAGACAAAAATACGAAGGTCAACTAGGCGATTTAATCAAAGATATCCGTCGCCTTGGTCTTCGTGTTTATTTTAATATTGAAAACGCGTTAGTGTCGTTAAGTGAAGATGATAAAAATTTTGCAAGACAAGTCATTGAAAAAGACAAAGAAATTAATGATTTCGATTGTGAAATTAATGAGAAAGTCATAATGTTAATTACTAAACAACAACCTATTGCAACTGATTTAAGAATGATGATGTCAGCTTTAAAAATTTCTACCGATTTCGAAAGAATGGGGGATAATGCAGCTAATATCGCTCATATTCGTTTAAGAGTAAAAATTACAGACCATTACGTTTTAACACGTTTAAAAACAATGGGTAAGTTAGCAATGCTTATGTTGCAAGATTTAAATACTGCTGCTAAACATGAAGATATCACATTGATTAAAGAAGTTATTGAGCGGGATCGAGATATCGATGATTTATATATTAATATTGTTAATACTACTTATCTTATCGATAACGATCCATTTGTAGCTGGACAAGCGCAATTAGCTGCTAGAAACCTAGAACGCGTAGGTGATCACGTTAGTAATATTGCAGAAAGTGCATATTACTATTTTACCGGCGAACACTATGAAAAATCTTCTCGCCAATAA
- the pepF gene encoding oligoendopeptidase F produces MSMGLPFRKDVPQEETWNLNDLFKDDQQFYEVLDNTINDARSLNKKYKNNISLSNIHEVLNEYETILIQLDRLGNYAELRLSVDTSNEDAQTLSAKLSTSYGKITSQLSFVESEISALSNSEIESAMANSNVPHYLQKIMSNKPYQLSPEVEEVLASLSPTFQSAYELYGTTKMLDIAFESFEHNNVNYPLDYATFENEYEDNPDPEFRRKSFQNFSNALRKYQHTTAATYNQHVQQEKIEADLRGYDSVIDYLLHDQEVTREMYDRQIDVIMSDLAPVMQKYAKLLQRIHGLDKMRFEDLKISVDPSYEPQISIEKSKKYIHGALNILGEDYIKMIDNAYQDRWIDFAQNKGKDTGAYCASPYFTHSYVFISWTGKMAETFVLAHELGHAGHFTLAQQHQNLLDSEASMYFVEAPSTMNEMLMANYLFSNSDNPKFKRWVIGSILSRTYYHNMVTHLLEAAYQREVYRKVDNGESLTATVLNNIMRTVYEQFFGDAVELTEGTELTWMRQPHYYMGLYSYTYSAGLTIGTVMSQKIREEGQPAVDAWLDTLKAGGSKSPVELANIAGVDITTDAPLKSTIKYISDLVNEVESLTDQIEQEN; encoded by the coding sequence ATGTCAATGGGCTTACCATTTAGAAAAGATGTGCCTCAAGAAGAAACTTGGAATTTAAACGATCTATTTAAAGATGATCAACAGTTCTATGAAGTTTTAGATAATACGATAAATGATGCTAGAAGCTTAAACAAAAAATATAAAAATAACATTTCACTTTCTAATATTCATGAGGTTTTAAATGAGTATGAAACGATACTGATTCAACTAGATCGTTTAGGCAATTATGCAGAGTTAAGATTAAGCGTGGATACTTCAAATGAAGATGCTCAAACATTAAGTGCTAAACTTTCAACTTCCTATGGCAAAATTACTAGCCAATTATCATTTGTAGAATCTGAAATTTCAGCATTGTCTAATAGTGAGATTGAAAGTGCTATGGCTAATTCAAACGTCCCTCACTATTTACAAAAAATAATGAGTAATAAGCCTTATCAATTATCTCCAGAAGTAGAAGAAGTGTTAGCGAGTTTGTCCCCTACTTTCCAAAGTGCATATGAACTTTATGGCACAACGAAAATGTTAGATATAGCCTTCGAATCATTTGAACATAATAACGTGAATTATCCTTTGGATTATGCAACTTTTGAAAATGAATATGAAGATAATCCAGATCCTGAATTTAGACGTAAAAGTTTTCAAAATTTCAGTAATGCTTTAAGAAAATATCAACATACTACGGCAGCTACTTATAATCAGCATGTTCAACAAGAAAAAATTGAAGCAGATTTAAGAGGTTATGACTCAGTGATTGATTACCTATTACATGACCAAGAAGTAACGCGTGAAATGTATGACCGTCAAATTGATGTCATAATGAGCGACTTAGCTCCAGTAATGCAAAAATATGCGAAGTTACTTCAAAGAATTCATGGTTTAGATAAAATGCGTTTCGAAGACTTGAAAATTTCTGTAGATCCAAGTTATGAACCTCAAATTTCTATTGAAAAGTCTAAAAAATATATTCATGGTGCACTTAATATTTTAGGTGAAGATTATATTAAAATGATTGATAATGCCTACCAGGATCGTTGGATTGATTTCGCTCAAAATAAAGGTAAAGATACTGGCGCTTATTGTGCAAGTCCTTATTTCACTCATTCTTATGTGTTTATTTCTTGGACTGGTAAAATGGCCGAAACATTTGTATTGGCGCATGAATTAGGCCATGCAGGACACTTTACATTAGCACAACAACATCAAAATTTATTAGATTCTGAAGCCTCTATGTATTTTGTTGAAGCACCTTCTACCATGAATGAAATGCTAATGGCGAATTACTTATTCAGTAATAGTGATAATCCTAAATTTAAACGCTGGGTAATTGGTTCTATTTTATCTCGTACTTATTATCATAATATGGTAACGCATTTGCTTGAAGCGGCATACCAACGTGAAGTGTATCGTAAAGTTGATAATGGTGAATCTCTTACTGCTACAGTGTTGAATAATATTATGCGTACAGTTTATGAACAATTTTTCGGAGATGCAGTTGAACTTACTGAGGGCACAGAATTAACTTGGATGCGTCAACCTCACTATTATATGGGATTATATTCATATACTTATTCTGCTGGATTAACAATCGGAACAGTGATGTCTCAGAAAATTAGAGAAGAAGGTCAACCTGCCGTTGATGCTTGGTTAGACACACTTAAAGCTGGAGGCAGTAAATCACCAGTTGAACTTGCTAACATCGCTGGTGTCGATATTACGACAGATGCGCCATTGAAATCTACAATTAAATATATATCTGACTTAGTAAATGAAGTGGAATCTCTTACCGATCAAATTGAACAAGAAAATTAA